The region ttttaacggaggtttatttttacattacccAGGGTTAAAACCTCTACTAAGTTCATTACCCGGGGTTTCGATTTCTCCCGCTAAACCATCCCTGGAGAATGTGTTAGTTGGGGTTTTTACGAACCCCAGGAAGCACCAATCAATAACGAAGGGTTTTTATCCTCTTGTATTTAACATAGGTTTTAAAACCTCAGTTAAGTTTTGTGGGTTTAAAACCCCCGTTAATTACCATGAAATTTGAAACCCTCGTAAAATATCATGGATTTtgaaacctccataaaatactaTGGGTTTTAgaacctccataaaataacaTAGGTTTCAGAACCCCCATAAAATACCACGGGTTTCAAAACCCCCTAAAATACCCTGGACTTCAAAACCTCCGTAAGATattatagatttttaaattattattattatattttttttactcatttatcatttatgtattcatatatattttttcaatcacaattatttacatttattctattattttaatctatatttaatgaaattatacataaatagatataaactcatcaaattgacaaattatttatagatgactaagtgtatatcaaagtataacaaatatacgaattcaaattcaagtacaaTATTAGTCAGCAAAAACTATCATGAAGTACTGCAATGGttctcaaaacataaaatgattcaattaacttccacattatattatattcttcaacTATCACATATGATTTTCCTTATGTCCAGAACTTGTTGTATTAGTTGGCACACTTCCTTGATCAGAAACCTACAATATAAATGTGAATCATAATTACAAATGTAaactctgaaaaataaaagaagttatgtAGTCTTAAACATTACCGGTGCAGGATTGAACATAGTCAACTCAGGAGGCAATTGACCttgataattttgagaaaagaagTTCATGATTGCATCAAGTCTTTTGTCACGTTCTTCATTTCGTTTATTTTGTTCATCCAATTGTGACTTTATTGCAGTGACCTATATTAAAACACAATCTATTATTAAAATcgtaaaaaacacataaacattataaaacactcaatctatcaataaaaattatactacATTTCTTACTCCTACTTATAGAAAACAATCCAAAgcaacacaacaacaacattaatAGTGTCCAATAATATaagccaccgcgccattatatgcttcggttcctggccaaccgaggcatataaggcgaggtaaaatgggaATTCTACACTAGTGTGAGATGCAAATTGAGGTGTTATGCTGGACTGTGGCTGAAACGGAAGTTGAGGTGGATTACTAGGCCCTAGAGTATGAGTAGGTGAAACTTTTCAATTCTTACTATAGGTGAAACCCGTGGTGAAACTTAGTCAACTTACTTGGGCAAGATGGATGAGGTGCAGGTGGACACATTATAGATGATGGTTGGCCACTTCTATTTTGGGTAGGGGCTGAAACTTTGCCATTAGTCTTCTTCATGtatattttcttcatcatcagaaattttataaacaataacattaaTACAAGTCAATTCACattcattaaattatgattatctAATATAATGCATGTATAAGTAATATGGAtgataatttaaacaaaaactagTATAGAAATGTTCAATTTCAGTATGACCTTGTTAATTGTATATTCCCTTCTCCATCTGGAAATAAAGtttccaaattttgttgttcaaatGGTTCATATTCATGGAAAGTGACATCATTATCTCCACCAATGTCATATAAGTCTCGTGGCTTTAGATGCACAGGAATGCTCCAATTTTTATCTAATTCATCCACTACATAATAAACCATTTGAGCTTCTGCAGCCTGAATGTAtggttcatcatcatcattatcaccAATGTGTATTAAACGTGTATAGTTTACTAATCTAAATCCCAAGTCATCTGTTATAATCCCTCTAGAAGTAGTTGTATTAGCCCACATACATTTGAACAAAGTAACGAAGAATCAACCATTATAGTTGATCTCAATTATGTCTACCAATTTTCCATAATAAGGCACACCCCCAAATTGCATTTGATTGTCAATGCTACTTGCATAGCTCCTTGTCCCAAAAGTACCAAATATTCcactattttgtgttttaagtCCATCATCTCTCTCTAACGTACGAAACTTGAAGCCATTAACATTGTAAGCATTGTAGCGCTTTGCACAATCAATTGGACCCATAGCTAAGAGCCTTAAATCATCTGAGTAAGGTCCATTTAAGTCATtctttatctaaaaaaaaagaaaaatataatcaacATAATTGGATATctttaatattatcaaatttaagaATGTAAATTAGACATACCCGACGAGAAAACCATTCCACAAATTCTCTATGAACCCTCTTATCTATCATAGAGGATGATCGTGTACGACTTCTTAACTGTCTTCGTACAATTTCTCTAAAttctataatttaaataaatgaaataattacatGGTTAGTCCTCAATGTAGatgaattataaaaagttataaagatAAAGTACTTACTGAAGAAAAGGGTTAACTTGGGCACAATTAGTCAATACATGACGATGTGCTTGTAACTTTTCCTTTGTTGATAAAGAGAAGTAAGTAAAACCCCCAACTGGTTTTCCAACTGGTGGAAACAAACCACTTACACTAGATGCCATGGTGTCAGGTTCGTCATCAATACGccttatttgattaaatatagtCTTAATTTCATCTAAATATCTAGAACAATAGGTTAAGGACTCTTCAGCTAGGTAGCCTTCAGCTATTGAGCCTTTAGGTTGAGCCTTGTTACGCACATAAGACTTCAATTTTCCCAAATATCtctcaatgggatacatccacCTATATTGGACAGGTCCTCCAATCTTGGCATCTTCCACCAAATGCACAATCAAATGAACCATGACTGTAAAAAATGCAGGAGGAAACAACATCTCCATGTGACATAATGTAAGAACACTTCTATTTTGCAATTGGTTAAGTTCATCcacttttaaaactttattgcaCAAGTGCTTAAAAAAGGAATATAGATCAATCAAAACAGAGCACACTTCTTTAGGGAGCGTCTTCCTCATTGTCAAAGGTAAAAGTTGCTCCATCAAAACATGAGAATCATGACTTTTCAATCCTCCAAGCTTAGATTGTTTGACATCAACACATTTACTAATGTTACTTGAGTAGCCATCTGGAATAGTGATGTTCTTCAATGTTTTcagaaatatatgtttattttctttggcAATGTATATATAGCCGGAAGATATCTGTTATTTGCATCAGGCCAAAGATCAGGTCTAACACCCCAATCTTTTAAGTCATTTCGTGCCTTTAGGTTGTCCTTTGACTTTTTACCTTGGTTCAATAATGTATAGACCACAttatcacatacatttttttcaatgtgcATAATATCTAGATTGTGGTGCAATAAATTGTTCACCCAACAaggaagttcaaaaaatatacTCTTTTTCCTCCATTGTAGAGGGCCATCAATAGGGTGGTGACCTTTTTGTTGTCTTTTCACCCGTTCCTCTACTTCTGGTTCTTTCCCAAATACAATATTAAGATTCTGAACTTGTTGTAAGACATTTGTTCCTGATATTCTCAAAGGACGATTTCTAGTTTCCACACTTCCATCAAAACGATTGCGGCATAATCTAAATTTGTGCCCTGTATTTAACCAATGTCAATGAttcatgaaacaaaatttacccTGAATCTTCTTAGGAGTTGTGTCAAAATTACACCTAGGGCAAGCCAACCCAGTATGTGTGTTCCACCTAGATAAGGTTCCAAGACCAGGAAAATCACTAATAGTCCATAATATAGCTGCATGCATATGAAACACTTCTTTCTTATGTGAATCAAAAGTTTCAACCCTAGTGTTCCATAGctcttttaattcttctatTAATGGCCTTAAATATACATCTATATCATTTCCTGGTGCTCTTTTACCAGGAATGATCATGGAAAGAATGAATGAACTTTGCTTCATACACATCCAAGGAGGAAGATTGTAAGGTATAAGTACAGTAGGCCAAGTACTATGACATGTACTCAAATCACCAAATGGATTGAACCCATCAGTAGCCAAACCAAGTCTGACATTTCGAGGGTCTGAAACAAATTGAGGATTCATTAGATCAAAGTTCTTCCATGCTTTAGAATCACTTGGATGCCTTAATATGCCTTCATGTGTACTTCTTGATGCATGCCATTGCATATGCTGAGCTATTTTAGAAGACATAAACATTCGTTGTAAGCGTGGCTTCAATGGAAAATACCTTAAAACTTTAGCTGGAACTTTCTTTTGTCTTTTAGTAACACCAACAATACTATTgctcttctttgttttcttccatCTAGATTCATTGCATTTCATACAAAATTCCCTATCTTTATCTTCTCCATAGTATAACATGCAATCATTTGGACAAGCATCAATTTTGGTGTAATGAAGGCCAAGCttattaatgattttcttaGCTTTATAGAATGAAGATGGGATTTTAGCATAATCAAAAGCATCTGCTAACAACTCCAGTATCATTGATATTGCCTTGTCAGTCATTCTGCATAGACATTTGATATGGTACAATTTGAGcaagaaagaaagtttagaaTATTTGTCACATCCTTTATACAAACTTTGTTATCCCTCATGCATAAACTTCATATACTGAGCAATTTCATCAGGCATCATGTGGCTTGATTTAGGTCGCATATTCTCATGATTGTCCACATTTTGAGTGTTTACAAAATTCCCGAATGCATCATTAACCATGCCACATATGGGATCATTAGCAAAACCTCTATCCTCATTCGATTGGAAAATTGGAGGTGTTGAAATTGTATGTTGTACATAATTTGTCTCACCATGTAGAAGCCAAAATGTATACCCTTTTGGAAAAGGATGAAGAATTAAGTGTTCATATGTTGCTCCTCGAGTTTGCCATTTGTTAAGATTGCATTTCGGACATGGACAAATTATCTTACCCTCAACGCTCTTATTAGCAAATGCAAAGTCCAGAAATTTATTCAATCCATCCATGTATTGTTGTGTATTTCGAGGTAAATCAATCCAAAACTTATCCAAATCCATTAAGAATAGTTTGtttatgagaacaaaaatatatttaataaagaaaaaaaatgtaactaatgatataagaatagaaaaaaatattgattttcccACCCACGATCAaaaggagaataaggagaataAGGGTCATTCAGAAATTAATGTATATGCATTATAAGTTTTACTGTCATTCGGAAATTAATGGATGATGTGAGTATTGTCATCTAGtgtttattatttactattttgatagattcaaattataatagtaaataaattacaagtaaccatatttaaattctaattaaagttttaaaaaattataaaaaaatgtaatatttagattttacaatatatttatgtcagtgttttatgaaaattaatattagactcaatacaattccttaatacaCCGATCAATATGTTGTAAAAATATAGACTcaatacaatttattaattcattgaatgtcacaatttttaaaaactcattcaatgattctttaactattttatttagtgCAATGGTTAGCAAAAACCATGAAACATTTCGCTATATGtgtatgattttgaaaaaaaaaattacattacaaagatttttacattatttttttttcaaaataattcaagGATAGGCTCCTATAtgtcactacaaaaaaaaagctaaattgTGGAggttttaatttcgtttagTGGGGGTTTTTACCCtccataaaatattttgtagggGTTTTTCAAACCTCCACAGATAGATTCCCCACAAGTTATTTGTGGAGATTTTCTACAACCCCTAATACCAGTTTATATTGTGGAAGTTTTTTAATGGAGGGTTATAACCTCTCCTATTcatgactattattttgtggaggtttaaaacctcctttatttccataaacctatttgattccaaaattcctgtttttcattttttttgtagggGTAATACCCTCCACAATTCAAGGATTATAAAACCTGTTtcgtttgtattatttaatttgtggaTTTATTCCTGTATTTTTCTTGCGTTATTCAAATctcataaaaaacaatattttatttataattagaaTTTCCTACTATACTTGACAATGTATGTCACCATTTGAGGTACTTGTATTtttatatcaacaatatttttttgtacaCTTCAATCAAATACTTTAACCAAAGTGCTCGAATATATATCATTAGaacttttgattctcaaaatcaacatattaacataaaaacaatttaaattgaaacaattacaacttaatccatacttactcaaagttcataatacactaaaatagtttcatccTATAAAACATCATCAACACCCTAAATGTTGCTACCACCAAATGATCCTCTTGTACCCATAGAAGACTCAGGCTCATTTGCATCACTGgtttactaaaattataaaagataaatattagttGCAAGAAGGACATCAACCTCAAATCATGAAATCAATATGCAtatactaaaatagtttattactaGATCATTGATCTGCACAACAATCATGATTATTTGGTATCGATGATTTAAGGAGGCTTGTTAGCTCTCCTAAATCGCTTCCGAAGCTGAAGAGAGAAACAGAGAAATCACCATTCCACAATTCAAGCATCAAGTAaagaacaattaaatttaatttaatttcagaaaagaaaaataaaataaaaaacctgaTTAATATTGAGTattgatgagtacgtatttttgccctcatttaatgtttaattctgggtatttaattgaatttgtgtgcctaaagagtgatttaattgataattttgataattaggttgtttgagcttgtgtgataaaaatgtcttaaaaagtgatttttagctgcataaattatttttggatattttaacgtttgttgatgcagctaaagttaagttttaagctcatttagaggtgtggaaataaattgattaaagcttcaggacaccttaaagataaatcaaagaataagaaattatcaaaagcacaaaaattcaggccaagcattgcatgaagacgacaagaaaaacttggaaaagtgaagaagtttggctaaaccaagaagagaggaacaaaaaaattggaccttgcggttttctttatctttatgatagaagataatttgggaaaatatatctttagatattttatttgatatttttaaataattatcttatttaattatatcataaaatattaaaagataataactaccaaatctgtttaaatatgacaagatcttcttgaatctttttagttacacaacaaacaaatatatcttgaagatattggattatttagaagataatttaaggagattgcaaagggttgatttggaaaattaatacaaatactaattggtgataatttatcatatatctttaattaattaattaatttaattatattagatattgatattatcaaccaattatatttgtcaaacaatctatatctctccaaatatttttaaatctttatctttatctttattttaaaagatatttgagagattttagcaacagaaaagcccagtccaattcctatataaagagaccaagggagaagcagaaaaaaaaaacaagctcgggacttcggagttttggaacccttaggggtgcctaatttcgtttcctttctctctcttttcttctctctattcttcttttgtattccatggattgctaaacttcttaggttgattccattgtaatttcattatggattttgaggttagaatgaattaatttctttgttctttttattattgttgaggttttaattcatctatgtcttttatctttgaatctcgtaaaaagtaatgattttaaatctatatgcatgttgatcatatgagttcaagggtttttaaatttaattgagactttactttgattttatttagaaactttcatatgattaaatgagtttttaccaataattgagactttactttggttaaaggtatttactctaactacaattaattgagactttactttgattagttaagctttttatttggtgagaagataaaagaatagacatgattaggcatagtaaatttgattgagactgtactttggttgaatttactgtggataatctaaaagttctcacttttaattgagactgtactttggttaaaagtgagaacgccaacatattaattgagactttacattgattaatttgtaaatctataacaataattaattgagcaataatctttagataaccgatgatgaatctattttgaaaaagcaatggaatcattctattttctttactattatttttatttctttttatcttttaaattttatttctatctttgtttatcttaatcccctatatttttttataattttatttgactaactcttgtatagttttataagaactaatttgttaaaaatcaatttcgtgttcgttgggagacgactttgggttactttaccctttctattctgttgactactatcttaacaatactgaagttgttatagataagtagtattaatttgatcgcgtcaacgacagcgttatcaaatttggcgcctcTCCCgaggaacacggttagaatttttatcattttagttcttatttttattcttttgattttgatttttgattttgattttgattttgttttatcactaacattttttttctctcaatttttgtactaacatttttttctttagttattttattttattttatttagttatttttttttaagcatagtttttgtttgaggaattttgttgggaaatttgtgaaactagttgggaaaaactttggctaaggaaagacaaggtacttaagttgtccattgagacgcacctctctttcctggaagtctactcaacaagctttcaacttatttcttttcagaaaacctctttcaaaaatgcaaaatagtttttcatatgaaattaatcaacagtgtgattttcaagtgaattatgattactatccacagcaaccacgtgattcatatgattatcagcaacaaattgtcacacctacttctgcacctgatacaagtgggttaactttacgacaatttaatgatctatatcctagatcatcttttttgggatatgagcaacaaccatattctaaGTGTCCACCTCaacaaccatatgttccaaatagtgttCAGCAACAATATATGCCACCAtagcaagttgaagcaaccaatggaccatcctacaaagaagttatgatactaatgggggaagttatagagaaattagagtccatggatgaaaggttgtgagttgatcaaagatgcagaaatattgagcaagagtggtacgaaaataagcaaatattgtctgatatgttgagggatgcaagtaagaacaacttcatagaattacttgtaactgttaataccacccctcaaccccatcagagatttcctgaaaatccagattttcaCAAACTTCGTCataaaatcaaagatgtgcttctgaagttggccatcagagctgaacaaatgtctgaagatttgagtcagctaatgaatgttgtagtgagaaaggtcactttggaagatatgatgaatatgatgattgaaatgatgaagatgaatcagacagatcagaaagagatgatgaatgccgccacacaaagcttgcagagtcagtttgaaaaaccaatagcggaatcacatcacattgatatatctactaatggatataatgatgctcatagtaatatgtctattgatggacatatcaattttgctaaagatgttgctgatgaagaaattaaagattctcacaaaaacatatctactgatagatatgttgacgatgctcaatgtgaatataaagttgtacccgttgatgaggatatgagtacaaatgatcattttcaagagcaaagttatgagaacaatacaatggaggaaccaagtgtaGTTGAAGAGCCTACAGTATTCGAAGAAGTAGcggaagcatctactattgcaactgacttggttaatgatgaagcagcagagtcaacaacaccaggtgaaaatttttgctcagaagatgagattatgaggattactgatgatccacTTAATCGttcgaatgcacctgatgatgctcaagttgagttgaaaccacacactccacacatcaagtttgttgatgtgaatgatgcaaataagttttcagtggttatctttgttgacatggctgcaaaaaagaagaaaggttgctacaacaggtaaaaagcttagattcaaattcttttgaaatcattgttgatagaaaagttaatttgcatgcatgtttgttttttgtttctatttttaattttaaaaatattaaaaaaatttcaaaaatatgtgtttttgttttctttaataaaattgtacaagctgacttgtactttataaaattaaagaaaataaattttgacatatggccagattgagccaatagtcacaagatttttcgtttcctccccaaaataagtcaatcaacgacattttttttgaaataagtgtgggggaaacaaactgtaggtagaattttttttctatttttcaattttttgtttttgttttcatttaaaaagaaaaaaaattgtgatttctttttgagaaaattgtgaaagtattaactttttactaagtgaaacttttaaacaatatatctcataagaaatccaccaaaaatattttcctgctttcaataaaacatattgacattggattttggatttgattcaataattgggatgatcataattttggaaaaataaaattcatgttgatatgagtggttTGTTTCTATGaattactaattgagttgatttgagaatttcttgattaaatcttttgtgaaagagtttgacCTTGTGAATCTTGGGCCTTAATGTAAAGGTTGAACTGctatgtgtcattcctatttttttcttgagtgacttgctcatgtttgtttatactcaaatgtttagcttgactcttttgttttgcatcttaggtgaatatgcatgatttgatatgattgaggcaatTCTTGTTtctagctacttggccaaataagcccaccttgatattaatccattggtaacCCCTTTGTgcttttaaacctctttttcttgttttaagcctattgcataaccttgaaaaagaaaaagaccatattctaccttaggaagaaagaaggagctaatggattatgttcaggaatggttgaggaataaagtgtgtgggtgagtacctcacccacaaattaatggcaaaaggaaaaattgttgatgaaaaagtgttgaaataattgctttctaaaaaaaagagagagcaacaaagcaataaacgaaaaagagttgtttttgaaattatgctccattattctttctatattttaatttcaaaaacccaaaaatcttaaaatttttcctacctttgccttagccccattataacctgtgaaaagtcctcatgatctttgaatgcatattttctgaaagtttgtgaatattagagtcttgttaagtattatgagagtttacttacatgagtattttgagtgaaaacacaagccaaaacacttgagagaattttggtgagaaaatacacatttaacttgagtgctttctttcataattgattgtcttgtgaattcaaaagattaacttatgtgtgaaaaatagaacatttctgtttgtatatacatgataatttgatctctagagtattgatttgtctccagtgatgttcattcctttgatccaatgttgatttgaaataaaatacctcagattaaattttgaaattgtttgattttgcccaggagtgcaaaaggataagtgtgtgggtatgatgagtacgtatttttgccctcatttaatgtttaattctgggtatttaattgaatttgtgtgcctaaagagtgatttaattgataattttgataattaggttgtttgagcttgtgtgataaaaatgtcttaaaaagtgatttttagctgcataaattatttttggatattttaacgtttgttgatgcagctgaagttaagttttaagctcatttagaggtgtggaaataaattgattaaagcttcatgacaccttaaagataaatcaaagaataagaaattatcaaaagcacaaaaattcaggccaagcattgcatgaagacgacaagaaaaacttggaaaagtgaagaagtttggctaaaccaagaagagaggaacaaaaaaattggaccttgcggttttctttatctttatgatagaagataatttgggaaaatatatctttagatattttatttgatatttttaaataattatcttatttaattatatcataaaatattaaaagataataactaccaaatttgtttaaatatgacaagatcttcttgaatctttttagttacacaacaaacaaatatatcttgaagatattggattatttagaagataatttaaggagattgcaaagggttgatttggaaaattaatacaaatactaattggtgataatttatcatatatctttaattaattaattaatttaattatattagatattgatattatcaaccaattatatttgtcaaacaatctatatctctccaaatatttttaaatctttatctttatctttattttaaaagatatttgagagattttagcaacagaaaagcccagtccaattcctatataaagagaccaagggagaagcagaaaaaaaaacaagctcgggacttcggagttttggaacccttaggggtgcctaattttgtttcctttctctctcttttcttctctctattcttcttttgtattccatggattgctaaacttcttaggttgattccattgtaatttcattatggattttgaggttagaatga is a window of Vigna unguiculata cultivar IT97K-499-35 chromosome 4, ASM411807v1, whole genome shotgun sequence DNA encoding:
- the LOC114180564 gene encoding uncharacterized protein LOC114180564, coding for MDLDKFWIDLPRNTQQYMDGLNKFLDFAFANKSVEGKIICPCPKCNLNKWQTRGATYEHLILHPFPKGYTFWLLHGETNYVQHTISTPPIFQSNEDRGFANDPICGMVNDAFGNFVNTQNVDNHENMRPKSSHMMPDEIAQMTDKAISMILELLADAFDYAKIPSSFYKAKKIINKLGLHYTKIDACPNDCMLYYGEDKDREFCMKCNESRWKKTKKSNSIVGVTKRQKKVPAKVLRYFPLKPRLQRMFMSSKIAQHMQWHASRSTHEGILRHPSDSKAWKNFDLMNPQFVSDPRNVRLGLATDGFNPFGDLSTCHSTWPTVLIPYNLPPWMCMKQSSFILSMIIPGKRAPGNDIDVYLRPLIEELKELWNTRVETFDSHKKEVFHMHAAILWTISDFPGLGTLSRWNTHTGLACPRCNFDTTPKKIQGHKFRLCRNRFDGSVETRNRPLRISGTNVLQQVQNLNIVFGKEPEVEERISSGYIYIAKENKHIFLKTLKNITIPDGYSSNISKCVDVKQSKLGGLKSHDSHVLMEQLLPLTMRKTLPKEVCSVLIDLYSFFKHLCNKVLKVDELNQLQNRSVLTLCHMEMLFPPAFFTVMVHLIVHLVEDAKIGGPVQYRWMYPIERYLGKLKSYVRNKAQPKGSIAEGYLAEESLTYCSRYLDEIKTIFNQIRRIDDEPDTMASSVSGLFPPVGKPVGGFTYFSLSTKEKLQAHRHIKNDLNGPYSDDLRLLAMGPIDCAKRYNAYNVNGFKFRTLERDDGLKTQNSGIFGTFGTRSYASSIDNQMQFGGVPYYGKLAAEAQMVYYVVDELDKNWSIPVHLKPRDLYDIGGDNDVTFHEYEPFEQQNLETLFPDGEGNIQLTRSY